The Oncorhynchus kisutch isolate 150728-3 linkage group LG20, Okis_V2, whole genome shotgun sequence genome has a segment encoding these proteins:
- the LOC109865651 gene encoding catalase-like gives MDEDRGKANDQMKLWKEGQSDKRPDNLTTGAGHPIGDKLNIITAGPRGPLLVQDTPFIDEMAHFDRERIPERVVHAKGGGAFGYFEVTHDISRYCKAKVFEHVGKTTPVAIRFSTVAGESGSADTVRDPRGFAVKFYTDEGNWDLTGNNTPIFFIRDAMLFPSFIHSQKRNPQTHLKDPDMVWDFWSLRPECMHQVSFLFSDRGLPDGFRHMNGYGSHTFKLVNADSQPVYCKFHYKTNQGIKNMKPEDAERLASTDPDYAIRDLYTSIANGKFPSWSFYIQVMTFDQAEKFQWNPFDLTKVWSHKEYPLIPVGRLVLNRNPANYFAEIEQLAFDPSNMPPGIEPSPDKMLQGRLFSYPDTHRHRLGTNYLQLPVNCPFRTRVANYQRDGPMCMFDNQAGAPNYFPNSFSAPETQQQHVETRFKVSPDVARYNSADDDDVTQVRTFFTEVLNEEERQRLCQNMAGALKGAQVFIQKRWIQNLMAVHADYGNEVQALLNNTEPTKDTVRVYTRGGASAVAASSKM, from the exons ATGGACGAGGATAGAGGGAAAGCAAACGATCAAATGAAGTTATGGAAAGAGGGCCAAAGCGATAAG AGGCCAGACAACCTGACCACTGGGGCTGGTCACCCGATAGGGGACAAGCTGAATATAATAACAGCGGGTCCCCGGGGGCCCCTCCTAGTGCAGGACACCCCGTTCATAGACGAGATGGCCCACTTCGACCGCGAGCGCATCCCAGAGAGAGTGGTACATGCCAAGGGAGGCG GAGCTTTTGGGTACTTTGAGGTGACACATGACATCTCTCGCTACTGCAAGGCCAAGGTGTTTGAGCATGTGGGCAAGACCACACCTGTCGCCATTCGCTTCTCCACCGTGG CTGGGGAATCGGGCTCAGCGGACACAGTGAGAGACCCACGTGGCTTTGCAGTCAAGTTCTACACTGACGAGGGCAACTGGGACCTTACTGGCAACAACACCCCCATATTCTTTATCAGGGATGCAATGCTG TTCCCATCCTTCATCCACTCTCAGAAGCGCAACCCCCAGACTCACCTGAAGGACCCAGACATGGTGTGGGACTTCTGGAGCCTGCGGCCTGAGTGTATGCATCAG GTGTCCTTTCTGTTCAGTGACCGTGGTCTGCCCGACGGCTTCCGCCACATGAACGGCTACGGATCCCACACCTTCAAGCTGGTGAACGCCGACAGTCAGCCCGTCTACTGCAAGTTCCACTACAAG acCAACCAGGGTATCAAGAACATGAAACCTGAGGACGCCGAGCGCCTGGCCTCCACCGACCCGGACTATGCCATTCGAGACCTTTACACCTCCATAGCCAACGGCAAATTCCCTTCCTGGTCATTCTACATCCAGGTCATGACCTTTGACCAGGCCGAGAAGTTCCAGTGGAACCCCTTTGACCTGACCAAG GTGTGGTCTCACAAGGAGTACCCCCTCATTCCGGTGGGGAGGTTGGTGCTCAACAGAAACCCTGCCAACTACTTTGCTGAGATCGAGCAACTGGCCTTTGACCCCAGCAATATGCCCCCTGGCATCGAGCCCAGCCCCGACAAGATGCTGCAGGGGCGTCTGTTCTCCTACCCAGACACACACCGCCACCGGCTGGGAACTAACTACCTGCAGCTGCCCGTCAACTGCCCCTTCAGGACCCGTGTGGCCAACTACCAGCGAGACGGGCCCATGTGCATGTTCGACAACCAGGCTGGCGCTCCCAACTACTTCCCCAACAGCTTCAGTGCTCCAGAGACCCAGCAACAGCACGTGGAGACCAGGTTTAAGGTATCCCCAGATGTGGCCCGCTACAACAGCGCTGACGACGATGATGTCACACAG GTGCGTACCTTCTTCACTGAGGTGCTGAATGAGGAGGAGCGCCAGAGGCTCTGTCAGAACATGGCTGGGGCCCTGAAGGGGGCCCAAGTCTTCATCCAGAAACGCTGG